The following proteins are co-located in the Acropora palmata chromosome 11, jaAcrPala1.3, whole genome shotgun sequence genome:
- the LOC141897778 gene encoding uncharacterized protein LOC141897778 translates to MAGGLQYCLHEWKKITLDPFILDAVSHCHIEFDWVPEAFNGVTRPYHSFTEAEQTIIGNEIDKFLLKGIIRLSLYEDGQVISPIFIRPKKDGSHRLIFNPKRLNEAVSYHHFKMDTLETAIKLMRPGCYMTSIDLKDAYYSIPIAPEHRKYLKFIWKDGLYAFNSLPMGLSCSPRIFTKVLKPFFSTLRSQFGHTCLGYIDDSLYLGESYLECEEATLHAVQLFISLGFKIHPEKSIVIPTQVLDFLGFTLNSILMTVSLTDKKADKILQLCQKFSKPGRQFTIREVASFIGTLVSSFPGVEFGPLHYRHIETDKELNLSLNKGNFDSHMTLSHDSLEDIRWWSSNIQTATRKILHNSPDVVVYTDASQMGWGAHIDHGNNTSGVWSKSESLRHINYLELLAVRLALASLLDSRSNIHVRIMSDNTTTISYINSMGGCKAIECNSLTKHIWDWARERKIWLSAAHIPGSSNVEADRLSRNPNLNLEWMLSRPIFQRIVSLFGTPDIDLFASRLNAQVETYVSWRPQPMAKFVDAFSIEWSQFFFYAFPPFRLIPRCVQKIIHDQASGILVIPRWTTQPFFTVVLHLLTDMLLILKASAQNLVHPTLSSPHPLHQRLDLLVCKVSGNPCNTQGFHQTLLKSSCRPGGTVHANSTKCISTSGYSFVVKGHMIHCIPLIDINVSDVQDHTPVGKHFLVCRYLKGVFNKIKPVPRYNNIWSVDTVLDYLSLFWPLDEINLKELTLKLVMLIALTTGQRCQTLTFLDISEQHMQKDDKCFNFALTGHLKQDKPGQVFGNVCLYKYPVRELCVYETLSYYISTTEKLRNSTQIACFIHKAA, encoded by the exons ATGGCAGGTGGTTTGCAATATTGTCTTCATGAATGGAAGAAGATTACCTTAGACCCCTTTATCTTAGATGCAGTTTCTCACTGTCATATAGAATTTGACTGGGTGCCTGAGGCATTTAATGGTGTTACCAGACCATACCACTCTTTCACTGAAGCTGAACAGACTATTATTGGCAATGAGATAGATAAATTTCTTCTGAAAGGGATAATAAGATTATCTTTGTATGAGGATGGCCAGGTGATATCCCCAATTTTTATACGACCTAAGAAGGATGGGTCTCACAGGCTTATATTTAATCCGAAAAGGCTTAATGAGGCTGTGTCTTACcaccattttaaaatggaCACATTAGAAACGGCCATCAAGCTCATGAGACCTGGCTGTTACATGACCTCCATTGACCTCAAGGATGCCTACTATTCTATCCCCATTGCACCAGAGCAtcggaaatatttgaaatttatttggaagGATGGGTTGTATGCGTTCAATAGCTTACCCATGGGGTTGTCTTGTAGTCCCAGAATTTTTACCAAAGTTTTGAAACCTTTCTTTAGTACCTTGAGAAGCCAATTTGGGCACACTTGTTTAGGTTATATTGATGACTCTCTTTACTTGGGAGAAAGCTATTTGGAATGTGAAGAAGCTACACTTCATGCAGTACAGTTGTTTATTAGCTTGGGGTTCAAAATTCACCCTGAAAAGTCTATTGTCATCCCAACTCAGGTCTTAGATTTTCTGGGCTTTACTCTGAATTCAATTCTTATGACAGTGTCCCTCACAGACAAAAAGGCTGATAAAATTTTGCAATTGTGCCAGAAGTTTTCTAAACCAGGTAGGCAGTTCACAATTCGTGAGGTTGCTTCCTTCATTGGAACCTTAGTTTCTAGTTTCCCAGGGGTAGAGTTTGGCCCCTTACACTATCGCCATATCGAGACAGATAAGGAGCTTAATTTGAGTTTGAATAAGGGAAATTTTGATTCTCACATGACACTGTCTCATGACAGTTTGGAGGATATTCGCTGGTGGTCCTCTAATATCCAAACGGCGACTAGAAAAATCCTCCATAACAGCCCAGATGTAGTTGTCTACACAGATGCATCTCAAATGGGTTGGGGTGCACACATTGACCATGGCAATAACACGAGTGGTGTATGGTCAAAGTCTGAGTCACTCAGACACATAAATTACTTAGAACTGCTAGCAGTTAGACTTGCCTTAGCATCCCTACTTGATAGCAGAAGCAACATTCATGTCAGGATTATGTCTGATAACACTACCACAATCTCTTATATCAATTCTATGGGTGGTTGTAAGGCTATAGAATGCAACTCTCTTACTAAACATATTTGGGATTGGGctagggaaagaaaaatttggttgTCAGCAGCCCATATTCCGGGATCTAGCAATGTTGAGGCAGATCGGTTATCTCGGAACCCAAACCTGAATCTTGAATGGATGCTATCAAGACCCATTTTTCAGAGGATTGTATCTCTTTTTGGCACGCCAGATATTGATCTTTTTGCCAGCAGACTTAATGCTCAAGTAGAGACTTATGTCTCTTGGAGACCACAGCCAATGGCTAAGTTTGTAGATGCTTTTAGCATCGAGTGgtcacaatttttcttttatgcttTTCCACCCTTTCGTCTTATTCCTAGATGTGTGCAGAAGATAATTCACGATCAAGCATCGGGAATCCTTGTCATTCCTCGGTGGACAACTCAACCCTTTTTCACGGTTGTACTCCACTTGCTAACAGACATGCTTCTTATTCTGAAAGCTTCAGCTCAGAATCTGGTTCATCCAACTCTGAGCAGTCCCCATCCACTTCATCAACGATTGGACCTGTTGGTATGCAAAGTATCGGGCAATCCTTGCAACACTCAGGGATTTCATCAGACATTGTTGAAGTCATCATGCCGTCCTGGAGGGACAGTACACGCAAACAGTACAAAGTGTATATCAACAAGTGGTTACAGTTTTGTTGTGAAGGGCCACATGATCCATTGCATCCCTCT TATTGACATTAATGTCAGTGATGTTCAAGATCATACACCAGTGGGGAAGCACTTCCTTGTTTGCCGTTACCTTAAGGGTGTTTTTAACAAGATCAAACCTGTGCCAAGATACAACAACATTTGGTCTGTTGACACTGTGCTGGATTACTTAAGTTTGTTTTGGCCCCTTGATGAGATCAATTTGAAAGAGCTCACTCTGAAATTAGTTATGTTGATTGCGTTAACTACTGGGCAGAGATGTCAGACCCTGACTTTTTTGGACATATCAGAGCAGCATATGCAGAAGGATGACAAGTGTTTCAATTTTGCCTTGACGGGTCACCTTAAGCAAGATAAACCTGGCCAAGTCTTTGGTAATGTTTGCCTTTACAAGTATCCTGTGCGAGAACTCTGTGTTTATGAAACACTAAGCTACTACATCTCGACCACTGAGAAACTGAGAAATTCTACCCAAATTGCTTGTTTCATTCATAAAGCCGCATAG